The proteins below are encoded in one region of Picrophilus oshimae DSM 9789:
- a CDS encoding RimK family alpha-L-glutamate ligase → MAISMIYDIIRWEEKSIIKALKERYIDINLINVNDLDLDINAENGSGTIIQRTTSYYKNLHSTAYYESKGYNVINNFISTIITGNKMFTSLWIKRKGVRIPETFVTFDRESFLRSFNNDLDGRGVLKPVVGSWGRMNALLNDYYAAMDIVEYKEYMYPIYQINYLQRYINDFNRDLRVFVVGSNVVAGIYRYRPENDWRTNTALGGRAEPLKITDEIEDECLRAIEPIGNGIYGIDFLESKDGLFLNEINGNTEFKNTVPVTGIDIPGLIADYIIKEDKK, encoded by the coding sequence TTGGCAATCTCAATGATTTATGATATAATAAGATGGGAGGAGAAATCAATTATAAAGGCACTTAAGGAACGTTATATTGATATCAATTTAATCAATGTAAATGATCTTGACCTTGATATAAACGCTGAGAATGGTTCTGGAACAATAATACAGAGAACAACAAGCTATTACAAGAACCTTCACTCAACGGCTTACTATGAATCTAAAGGATATAATGTTATAAACAACTTCATATCAACGATCATAACCGGAAATAAGATGTTTACATCGCTATGGATAAAACGCAAGGGTGTTAGAATCCCGGAAACCTTTGTAACCTTTGACAGGGAATCATTTTTAAGATCATTTAATAATGATCTTGATGGCCGTGGTGTTTTAAAGCCCGTGGTGGGCAGCTGGGGGAGAATGAATGCCCTTTTAAATGATTATTATGCTGCGATGGACATTGTTGAATATAAAGAATACATGTATCCAATATACCAGATAAACTATCTTCAAAGGTATATAAACGATTTTAACCGGGACCTGAGGGTCTTTGTTGTGGGCAGCAATGTTGTTGCCGGCATATACAGGTACAGGCCTGAAAATGACTGGAGAACAAACACAGCGCTTGGAGGCAGGGCGGAGCCGCTTAAGATCACCGATGAAATAGAGGATGAATGCCTCAGGGCGATAGAGCCCATTGGAAATGGCATTTACGGAATAGATTTCCTTGAATCAAAGGACGGGCTGTTTTTAAACGAGATAAATGGCAACACGGAATTCAAGAACACCGTGCCTGTAACAGGAATAGACATACCAGGACTGATAGCGGATTACATAATAAAAGAGGATAAAAAATGA
- a CDS encoding M20/M25/M40 family metallo-hydrolase, translated as MNTMDMLYNLVNTYSPSGHEDDISKLIREYLTELDFEDPVIDRSKNVISDNGSGKSILLCGHEDTVPGFIEPRIKNNLIYGRGAVDAKASLLALMLGAHRAIRNGFNKRILFVAAAGEESTSKGINSIIKSYKPTDYAIFGEPGNYNNITCGYRGRMLIKISMSSETHHASASNLYENPVSYLIDVWNKIRELYSNNHFDQISAAITRFSGGKYHNVTPESAYMYIDVRYPASESESFIDNIYRAAGRATVKVVSRVPPYISNFKSDLIRSFKNAISYYSSPGLIVKSGTGDMNILGSSWKIPSITYGPGDTRLSHTKNEVININEVERSIDIISRALQHLASL; from the coding sequence ATGAATACAATGGACATGCTATATAACCTTGTTAATACATATTCACCGAGCGGGCACGAGGATGATATATCAAAACTTATAAGGGAATATTTAACAGAGCTTGACTTTGAGGATCCTGTTATAGACAGATCAAAGAATGTAATTTCAGATAATGGTTCAGGAAAATCAATTTTGCTTTGCGGTCATGAGGATACAGTTCCGGGCTTTATAGAGCCAAGGATTAAAAACAATTTAATTTACGGACGTGGCGCCGTTGATGCAAAGGCCTCACTGCTTGCACTCATGCTGGGGGCACACAGGGCCATTAGGAACGGTTTCAATAAAAGAATACTGTTCGTTGCGGCCGCAGGTGAGGAGAGCACTAGCAAGGGCATAAACAGCATTATAAAGAGCTATAAACCCACGGACTATGCAATTTTTGGCGAGCCAGGCAACTATAATAACATAACATGTGGCTACCGTGGAAGAATGCTAATAAAGATCTCAATGAGCTCTGAGACACATCATGCCAGTGCATCAAACCTTTACGAAAATCCTGTTTCATACCTTATAGATGTCTGGAATAAAATAAGGGAATTATACAGTAACAACCATTTTGACCAGATCAGTGCGGCAATAACAAGATTTTCAGGTGGAAAATACCATAATGTCACGCCTGAAAGCGCTTACATGTACATTGATGTAAGGTACCCTGCATCAGAGTCAGAATCATTTATTGATAATATATACAGGGCCGCGGGAAGGGCAACAGTGAAGGTTGTAAGCAGGGTTCCACCATACATATCGAATTTCAAGAGCGATTTAATAAGATCGTTTAAAAATGCGATATCATACTATTCAAGCCCGGGATTAATAGTAAAGAGCGGTACCGGCGATATGAACATTTTGGGTTCATCATGGAAAATACCTTCCATTACATATGGTCCCGGCGATACAAGATTATCACATACCAAAAACGAGGTAATAAACATAAATGAGGTTGAGAGGAGCATAGATATTATATCAAGAGCGCTTCAGCACCTTGCAAGCCTGTAG
- a CDS encoding aspartate aminotransferase family protein, producing MNYEDDFIANTYQKLPVDIEYGEDSYLIGSDNKRYIDLMSGYGVAILGYSNKHVKDSITDQLNKIPILHASEYNKTRSDFVEKLHNILPGKFDKMYLGNTGAEAIEAAIKAVIRSTGRRKIIAMTGSYHGKTLGALSITHSLKYRKPFMDLLNKNVDFIKYNDVNDLDKIDDDTAAVFFEPVQGESGINIPDKSYVIELRKVTERHGTALVADEIQSGLGRTGTMWAFENFGIVPDIITIGKGIGGGIPLSVTAGKSEFMMLEKGDQSSTTGGNPIACAAGSAVIDELKPELIRSVRHKGELFRSMLNNDLNGLKVKEIRGLGLMNAVELRIRFLPVLLNMINNGVISLYSGISIIRMLPPYIIKDEDLEMASKIIASSIREAEENWQSQ from the coding sequence ATGAACTATGAGGATGATTTTATAGCAAATACATACCAGAAGCTGCCTGTTGATATAGAATACGGTGAGGATTCATATTTAATAGGCAGTGATAATAAAAGGTATATTGACTTAATGTCCGGCTACGGCGTTGCGATACTTGGTTATTCAAATAAACATGTTAAGGATTCAATAACAGATCAGTTAAATAAAATTCCAATTCTTCATGCGTCAGAATACAACAAAACAAGGTCAGACTTTGTTGAAAAGCTTCATAATATACTGCCCGGGAAGTTCGATAAGATGTACCTTGGCAATACAGGTGCCGAGGCCATAGAGGCGGCAATAAAAGCAGTGATAAGATCCACCGGAAGAAGGAAGATCATTGCAATGACAGGATCGTATCACGGAAAAACCCTTGGGGCCCTTTCAATTACACATTCATTAAAATATAGAAAACCATTCATGGATCTTTTAAACAAGAACGTTGATTTTATAAAGTACAACGATGTAAATGATCTTGATAAAATAGATGATGACACGGCGGCTGTCTTCTTTGAACCGGTCCAGGGCGAGAGCGGAATAAACATACCTGATAAATCATATGTGATTGAATTAAGAAAGGTTACGGAAAGACACGGCACCGCCCTGGTTGCCGATGAGATACAGAGCGGTCTTGGCAGAACAGGTACAATGTGGGCTTTCGAAAATTTTGGCATAGTGCCTGATATAATAACAATAGGCAAGGGCATAGGTGGCGGCATACCATTATCGGTAACTGCCGGAAAATCAGAATTTATGATGCTCGAAAAAGGGGACCAGTCATCAACCACAGGCGGTAATCCAATAGCATGTGCAGCCGGCTCCGCTGTTATAGATGAGCTGAAACCAGAGCTCATAAGATCGGTAAGGCACAAGGGTGAATTGTTTAGATCAATGTTAAATAATGATCTTAATGGCCTTAAAGTAAAGGAGATAAGGGGCCTAGGCTTGATGAACGCCGTTGAGTTAAGGATAAGATTCCTGCCTGTTCTATTAAATATGATAAACAATGGTGTTATATCACTTTATTCTGGAATATCAATAATAAGGATGCTGCCGCCATATATAATAAAGGATGAGGATCTTGAAATGGCATCCAAAATAATAGCGTCCTCGATAAGGGAGGCTGAGGAAAATTGGCAATCTCAATGA